The proteins below are encoded in one region of Microvirga ossetica:
- a CDS encoding sensor histidine kinase, with the protein MADQYDTNQDGVLEQQRVLAEFGELALKTEALDDILNKGCELVGRALNTALAKVMELLPDGKTFKARAGYGWEPGVIGHVIVTAAENSPEGLTLKDGAVISNDIAKEERFEYHDFMKEHGVKAFANVLILSSSGRPPFGVLQVDSKRPRGFTQADVEFLRSYANLLGAAIERLRVVDQLRAAVKDRDLLIDELNHRVKNTLTTVQSIASQTLRNAPDLDHASSAIESRLIALSQVHNVLTDQSWADVGLHDIVAQAVEPYRSRGEDRIHVQGPPIQIPPRMALALAMALQELATNAVKYGALSNGTGQIRVHWKLNGASTPDRLHLMWKETDGPPVHKPARRGFGTRLIERSLAHDLNGDVRIEFASAGVQCLVDAPLAG; encoded by the coding sequence ATGGCTGACCAATACGACACAAACCAAGACGGTGTGCTGGAACAGCAGCGGGTTTTGGCAGAGTTCGGCGAACTCGCGCTCAAGACCGAAGCCTTGGACGACATCCTCAACAAAGGCTGCGAACTCGTCGGCCGTGCTCTCAATACTGCTCTGGCCAAGGTCATGGAACTCCTGCCCGATGGCAAGACCTTCAAGGCCCGCGCAGGCTACGGTTGGGAGCCCGGTGTCATCGGTCATGTGATTGTCACCGCTGCTGAAAACTCACCCGAGGGTCTGACCCTCAAGGACGGGGCAGTCATCTCGAACGACATCGCGAAGGAGGAGCGATTCGAGTACCACGACTTCATGAAAGAGCATGGGGTGAAGGCTTTCGCGAATGTGCTGATCTTGAGCAGCAGCGGACGCCCACCATTCGGTGTTCTCCAGGTGGATAGCAAAAGGCCGCGGGGCTTCACGCAAGCCGACGTCGAGTTCCTCAGGAGCTACGCCAATCTCCTTGGAGCCGCCATTGAGCGCCTGCGGGTCGTGGATCAGTTGCGGGCGGCGGTGAAGGACAGGGACCTGCTCATCGACGAGTTGAACCATCGGGTGAAGAACACCCTGACGACGGTGCAGTCCATTGCCTCGCAGACCCTGCGCAACGCGCCAGACTTGGACCACGCCTCCAGTGCTATCGAGAGCCGCCTCATTGCCCTGTCGCAAGTCCACAACGTCCTCACGGACCAAAGCTGGGCTGACGTGGGCCTCCACGACATCGTCGCGCAAGCAGTCGAGCCGTACCGCAGTCGCGGGGAAGATCGTATCCACGTGCAGGGACCACCCATCCAGATACCGCCACGCATGGCCCTTGCCCTTGCAATGGCACTACAGGAACTGGCGACCAACGCGGTGAAGTACGGGGCCCTGTCGAATGGCACCGGACAAATCAGAGTTCACTGGAAACTGAATGGCGCCAGTACCCCTGATCGCTTGCACCTGATGTGGAAGGAGACCGATGGGCCACCTGTTCATAAACCTGCTCGACGGGGTTTCGGAACGCGGCTCATCGAACGCAGCTTGGCTCACGACCTTAATGGTGACGTGCGGATCGAGTTCGCTTCAGCGGGGGTCCAATGCTTGGTCGATGCTCCATTGGCCGGGTAA
- a CDS encoding nuclear transport factor 2 family protein produces the protein MVDLWAEDGTYIDPLMQGSGHNQIDGLISAVQQRFPAFRFALIGQPDSYGSNVRFSWQLGPEGADGPIKGTDFATLDNGRLKEVVGFLGQIPAAA, from the coding sequence TTGGTCGATCTCTGGGCGGAGGATGGTACTTACATTGACCCACTCATGCAGGGCAGCGGCCATAACCAGATTGATGGGCTTATCAGCGCGGTGCAGCAGCGGTTCCCCGCCTTCCGGTTCGCCCTGATTGGCCAGCCTGACAGCTATGGCAGCAATGTCCGATTCTCGTGGCAACTCGGACCTGAAGGCGCAGATGGACCGATCAAAGGTACTGACTTCGCCACTCTGGACAATGGGCGCCTGAAGGAGGTCGTGGGTTTCCTCGGCCAGATTCCCGCGGCCGCCTGA
- a CDS encoding IS5 family transposase produces MPFKSNAARRHHIPKQRHRVTNWAAYDAALRQRGCLTVWFTEEAIAAWRAAPRTTRGGQPHYSGLAIRTALTLRAVFRLALRQTEGLIGSILRLLGLDLAVPDHSTLSRRAETLEVPQPRPTSKGPIHLLIDSTGLRLCGPGEWLIEKPGTRRRRSWRKLHIGIDAETGQILASELTTSDVDDGSQVEPLLDQIAGPLASFTGDGAYDQAGVYGTVGKHYPDAEVIVPPRSTAVLSENGESDPTQRDRHLQSIAEHGHIGWQKASGYTRRALVESAIGRLKRVIGDALRSRTDRRRTTEVAIAIQALNRMLELGRPKSVRIA; encoded by the coding sequence GTGCCCTTCAAGTCCAATGCCGCTCGCCGTCACCATATCCCCAAGCAGCGGCACCGGGTGACGAATTGGGCGGCGTACGACGCAGCCCTGCGCCAGCGGGGCTGCCTCACAGTATGGTTCACCGAGGAAGCAATCGCAGCCTGGCGGGCCGCACCTCGCACCACACGCGGTGGTCAGCCGCATTACTCAGGTCTGGCGATCCGAACCGCCTTGACGCTGCGGGCGGTGTTCCGGCTGGCACTCCGTCAGACCGAAGGCCTGATCGGTTCGATTCTGCGGCTCCTCGGCCTAGATTTGGCGGTGCCGGATCACTCGACCCTGAGCCGGCGGGCCGAAACCCTGGAGGTCCCACAGCCCCGTCCAACCTCCAAAGGACCTATTCACCTGCTGATCGACAGCACAGGCCTGCGGCTCTGCGGACCCGGCGAGTGGCTGATCGAGAAACCCGGCACCCGAAGGCGCCGGTCCTGGCGCAAGCTGCACATCGGCATCGATGCTGAGACCGGGCAGATCCTCGCCTCAGAGCTGACGACCAGCGATGTTGATGATGGCTCGCAGGTTGAGCCCTTGCTCGACCAGATCGCAGGTCCACTTGCGTCCTTCACCGGTGATGGCGCCTACGATCAAGCGGGTGTCTACGGCACCGTCGGCAAGCATTATCCTGATGCTGAAGTCATCGTTCCACCCCGATCAACGGCGGTGCTGAGCGAGAATGGGGAGTCCGATCCGACCCAGCGCGACCGACATCTCCAAAGCATCGCCGAGCATGGACACATCGGCTGGCAGAAGGCATCCGGGTACACGCGTCGTGCCCTCGTGGAGTCAGCTATCGGCCGGCTTAAACGAGTGATCGGAGATGCACTGCGTTCGCGGACGGACCGGCGTCGCACGACGGAGGTCGCTATCGCCATTCAGGCCCTGAACCGCATGCTTGAGCTTGGACGTCCGAAGTCCGTCCGCATCGCTTAA
- a CDS encoding IS6 family transposase: protein MKRNNKNPFKGRQFTAEVILWAVRWYLQFPISYRDLECMLADRGVRVDHTTLFRWIQAYAPELNKRIRSHLRMTNGSWRVDETYIRVKGEWVYLYRAVDAFGQTIDFLLSPKRDAAAARRFFRKALGQPHTVNPRTITVDKNAAYLIAAEAMKQSEELWRFAKLRQVKFLNNIVEQDHRRIKRLVRPGLGFKSFMTASRTIAGYEIMAMVRKGQVASAPANDMRAQSDFIAALFSAAA, encoded by the coding sequence GTGAAGCGAAATAACAAGAACCCGTTCAAGGGTCGGCAATTTACAGCGGAGGTCATCCTGTGGGCGGTGCGTTGGTACTTACAATTCCCGATCAGCTATCGCGACCTTGAGTGCATGCTTGCGGATCGCGGGGTCCGAGTTGATCACACAACCTTGTTTCGCTGGATCCAGGCCTATGCACCCGAGCTGAACAAGCGCATCCGTTCGCATCTGCGCATGACCAACGGTTCCTGGCGCGTGGATGAGACATATATCCGGGTGAAGGGTGAATGGGTCTACCTGTACCGGGCCGTCGATGCTTTTGGGCAGACGATCGACTTTCTGCTCTCGCCCAAGCGGGATGCAGCAGCCGCCCGACGCTTCTTCCGCAAGGCTCTGGGACAACCGCATACGGTCAATCCGCGGACCATCACGGTCGACAAGAATGCCGCCTATCTAATCGCGGCTGAAGCTATGAAGCAGAGTGAAGAACTCTGGCGCTTTGCCAAGCTCCGGCAGGTGAAATTTCTGAATAACATCGTCGAGCAGGATCACCGACGCATCAAGCGGCTGGTCCGGCCCGGGCTGGGCTTCAAGAGCTTCATGACGGCCTCCCGAACAATTGCGGGCTACGAAATCATGGCGATGGTCCGCAAGGGTCAAGTGGCGAGCGCACCAGCGAACGACATGAGGGCCCAGAGCGACTTCATTGCTGCTCTGTTCAGCGCTGCTGCCTGA
- a CDS encoding DUF6481 family protein, which produces MLERVRAKPGADDPAVAERRAARQAVSTAREARLAEREAAKTAEQVREAAEREARQAAEQEQRLAQEANEALERAQRAERQVALEAEQKAARDARYAARKARR; this is translated from the coding sequence ATGCTGGAACGCGTCCGAGCAAAGCCGGGCGCCGACGATCCGGCTGTGGCCGAGCGCAGGGCAGCACGGCAGGCTGTCAGCACCGCCCGTGAGGCGCGGCTGGCCGAACGCGAGGCCGCCAAGACTGCCGAGCAGGTCCGCGAGGCCGCAGAGCGGGAGGCGCGGCAGGCGGCCGAACAGGAGCAGCGCCTGGCTCAGGAAGCGAACGAGGCTCTCGAGAGAGCCCAGAGAGCCGAGCGCCAGGTTGCTCTGGAGGCCGAGCAGAAGGCAGCCCGGGATGCCCGCTATGCCGCCCGCAAGGCGCGCAGGTGA
- a CDS encoding hybrid sensor histidine kinase/response regulator, producing the protein MSSVRLHRLLLVASLLVPAIVFVAAAAWNRTEVLRDNQETITRTTAILHEHARKVFDTVDLAIGRVDDRIHAMSWDEIAAPETSAFLQRLKAPLEQAVSIWITDANGHVRAGSQAWDPAVSIAEREWFQVQRERDTGTYISAAFEGKATRTLSFAVSRRRSSLDGRFDGIIHIALSPAYFVRFFQEAAPPGSHVATLIRQDGAVLARSPVQSANARLGPESPLMQSIAARPDAGGLSGISSTDQRERYYAYRHVAPYPAYVAFGIATEAVLQPWYRNLKVYGAVAALSALTLFLVSWLALGRAQAEQAALVRLRHESEQRLAAEQRLLQSQKLESIGQLTGGIAHDFNNLLAVILGNLDLLRKRIKDDDRGQRLLEGAIQGAQRGAALTQRLLAFSRRQDLTPQAVDVPQLVAGMTDLLSRSLGPSIQIVTRYPPALPPVRVDPNQLEMALLNLAVNARDAMPVSGTITISARAEEVAHSNDHGLSPGSYVCVCVSDTGMGMDAATLARAVEPFFTTKGLGKGTGLGLSMIHGLAVQSGGTLRLKSEAGIGTTAEIWLPQGEAVAAGASVGEAITRPAHRTCTVLLVEDDPLVLTSTAAMLEDLDHTVVEASSGEAALRILRETPSIDLVVTDHAMPGITGLELVEQIRATWPAMPILLASGHAELPERTGLAIPRLTKPFRRDELENAIASVVTPACEPVNVVPFRRI; encoded by the coding sequence ATGTCCTCTGTGCGTCTGCATCGCCTGCTGCTGGTGGCCTCGCTCCTGGTGCCTGCTATCGTGTTCGTCGCCGCAGCGGCCTGGAACCGGACGGAGGTCCTGCGCGACAACCAGGAGACGATCACCCGGACGACGGCCATCCTGCACGAGCACGCGCGCAAGGTCTTCGACACAGTGGATCTCGCCATCGGCCGGGTCGACGACCGCATCCATGCCATGTCGTGGGACGAGATCGCAGCGCCGGAGACCAGCGCGTTCCTCCAGCGGCTCAAGGCTCCCCTAGAGCAGGCGGTGTCGATCTGGATCACGGATGCCAACGGCCATGTTCGCGCCGGCAGCCAAGCCTGGGATCCTGCTGTCAGCATCGCTGAGCGTGAGTGGTTTCAGGTTCAGCGCGAGCGAGATACCGGAACCTACATCAGCGCCGCCTTCGAGGGCAAGGCAACCCGCACCCTATCGTTTGCGGTCAGCCGCCGTCGATCTTCCCTGGATGGTCGGTTCGACGGCATCATCCACATCGCGCTCAGCCCCGCATACTTCGTCCGCTTCTTCCAGGAGGCGGCTCCGCCCGGATCCCATGTCGCGACCCTGATCCGTCAGGACGGCGCCGTCCTGGCGCGATCCCCGGTCCAATCCGCCAATGCCCGTCTGGGACCGGAGAGCCCTCTGATGCAGAGCATCGCCGCCCGTCCGGACGCAGGCGGGCTGTCGGGCATTTCCTCCACCGATCAACGTGAGCGCTACTACGCCTACCGCCATGTCGCTCCCTATCCTGCCTATGTTGCCTTCGGCATCGCTACGGAGGCCGTCCTTCAGCCCTGGTACCGCAATCTAAAGGTTTACGGGGCGGTAGCAGCCCTGTCCGCCCTGACCCTCTTCCTCGTCTCCTGGCTCGCCTTGGGCCGGGCCCAGGCTGAACAGGCGGCGCTGGTCCGGCTGCGCCATGAGAGCGAGCAGCGCCTGGCCGCCGAGCAACGTCTGCTGCAGTCGCAGAAGCTGGAGAGCATCGGCCAGCTCACCGGCGGCATCGCGCACGACTTTAACAACCTGCTGGCGGTGATCCTTGGCAACCTCGATCTCTTGCGCAAGCGCATCAAAGACGATGACCGTGGTCAGCGGCTTCTGGAGGGAGCGATCCAGGGAGCACAGCGGGGTGCAGCCCTGACCCAGCGGCTGCTGGCGTTCTCCCGTCGCCAGGACCTCACCCCGCAGGCTGTTGACGTGCCGCAGCTCGTGGCGGGCATGACCGACCTGCTGTCTCGTTCGTTGGGACCGAGCATCCAGATCGTGACGCGGTATCCTCCTGCCCTGCCGCCGGTTAGGGTCGACCCGAACCAGTTGGAAATGGCGCTGTTGAACCTGGCGGTGAACGCCCGCGACGCCATGCCGGTCAGCGGCACAATCACGATCTCGGCGCGGGCCGAGGAGGTTGCCCACAGCAACGACCATGGCCTGAGCCCGGGATCGTATGTCTGCGTCTGTGTCAGCGACACCGGAATGGGCATGGATGCAGCGACGCTGGCTCGCGCCGTCGAGCCCTTCTTCACCACAAAGGGGCTCGGCAAGGGCACCGGCCTCGGGCTCTCGATGATCCACGGCCTGGCGGTCCAGTCCGGCGGGACGCTACGGCTAAAGAGCGAGGCGGGCATTGGGACGACCGCCGAGATCTGGCTGCCGCAAGGCGAGGCGGTAGCAGCCGGTGCATCTGTTGGCGAGGCGATAACGCGTCCGGCCCATCGGACCTGCACCGTGCTGCTTGTCGAGGACGATCCCCTGGTTCTGACCAGCACGGCCGCGATGCTGGAGGATCTGGACCACACGGTCGTGGAGGCCTCATCCGGCGAGGCGGCCCTTCGGATCCTGCGGGAGACCCCATCCATCGACCTTGTGGTGACCGACCATGCCATGCCGGGAATAACCGGGCTGGAGCTGGTGGAGCAGATCCGGGCGACCTGGCCTGCCATGCCGATCCTGCTGGCCAGCGGACATGCGGAGCTGCCGGAACGGACCGGGCTTGCCATCCCGCGGCTGACCAAGCCGTTCCGGCGTGACGAGCTGGAGAACGCCATCGCATCCGTGGTCACGCCGGCCTGTGAACCCGTCAACGTGGTGCCATTTCGCAGGATCTAA
- a CDS encoding cold-shock protein → MNTGTVKFYNDQKGFGFIAPSNGSKDVFVHATALERAGMRGLVEGQKVAFDTAEDRRSGKIAVNNIEMA, encoded by the coding sequence ATGAACACGGGCACCGTAAAATTCTACAACGATCAAAAGGGCTTCGGCTTCATCGCACCGAGCAACGGCAGCAAGGACGTGTTCGTCCATGCCACCGCCCTCGAGCGCGCCGGCATGCGCGGCCTGGTCGAAGGCCAGAAGGTTGCCTTTGACACGGCGGAAGACCGCCGCTCCGGCAAGATTGCCGTCAACAACATCGAGATGGCATAA
- a CDS encoding ATP-binding protein: MHGSGLYLSGVETLADHSTIQLVNALADPQRRLAGAAELACHWGADALLVLVRDHALGVLKPAPGFPQTLPGGPSWRTFLARCGSPGEVGGEVAFPDAGTLTSVRAFVSADGTVLALIGGNPALSSSDLDPAAFPLLTALLKAESTCAVASGLAVAASDATRRATALAKALDGARAEIELKAGDLQRALAEAARLNDELRHLNETLEQRVAERTHELEIEMAERRKAEAALVQAQKMEAVGQLTGGVAHDFNNLLTIVIGGLDTIGRHLASLPPTPATHRIERAKDMALEGSRRAATLTHRLLAFSRRQPLDPKPVDVNKLVAGMSELFRRTLGEPVALEAVLAGGLWRTHADGNQLENALLNLAVNARDAMPNGGKLTIETANAFLDEAYAAQVVEGVSPGQYVLIAVTDTGSGMDAATLEKVFEPFFTTKEVGKGTGLGLSQVYGFVRQSGGHIRIYSEPSEGTTVKIYLPRLHVAAAEQPEEDIRQDVVPTGCETILVVEDNTELRTYSTESLRELGYRVFEAATGPTALKILASRPEIELLFTDVVLPDGMNGRQLADQASCLRPELKVLFTTGYTRNAIVHHGRLDPGVQLIGKPFTYAELASKIRAVLDDVKQAS, translated from the coding sequence TTGCACGGCAGTGGTCTGTATCTTTCCGGAGTAGAGACCCTGGCGGACCATTCAACCATTCAGCTGGTCAACGCACTGGCCGATCCGCAGCGCCGCCTGGCCGGCGCGGCCGAGCTCGCTTGCCATTGGGGAGCGGACGCACTCCTTGTTCTCGTCCGGGATCACGCACTCGGGGTCCTGAAGCCAGCGCCCGGGTTCCCACAGACACTACCAGGGGGGCCGAGTTGGCGAACATTCCTGGCCCGCTGTGGCTCTCCCGGCGAAGTCGGCGGCGAAGTCGCGTTCCCCGATGCAGGGACCCTCACATCGGTCCGCGCCTTCGTCAGTGCTGATGGAACGGTCCTCGCCCTGATTGGTGGCAACCCAGCTCTGTCCTCCTCGGATCTCGATCCCGCTGCCTTTCCTCTCCTCACAGCTCTGTTGAAAGCCGAAAGTACCTGCGCTGTCGCCTCTGGACTAGCCGTCGCAGCCAGTGATGCAACGCGACGTGCGACTGCTCTCGCCAAGGCGCTCGATGGGGCGCGGGCGGAAATCGAGCTGAAGGCGGGGGACCTCCAGCGAGCCTTAGCTGAGGCTGCGCGCCTCAATGACGAGCTGCGCCATCTGAACGAGACGCTTGAGCAACGCGTTGCGGAGCGCACCCACGAGCTGGAGATCGAGATGGCGGAGCGCCGCAAGGCTGAGGCCGCCCTGGTCCAGGCCCAGAAGATGGAGGCCGTGGGCCAGTTGACCGGCGGTGTGGCGCACGACTTCAACAATCTGCTGACGATTGTGATCGGAGGCCTGGATACCATCGGGCGCCATCTTGCCTCCCTTCCGCCAACGCCGGCAACGCACCGGATTGAGCGGGCGAAGGACATGGCTCTCGAGGGATCTCGCCGCGCCGCGACGCTGACGCACCGGCTGCTCGCCTTTTCCCGCCGGCAGCCGCTTGATCCGAAGCCGGTCGACGTCAACAAGCTGGTGGCGGGCATGTCGGAGCTCTTCCGGCGGACCTTGGGCGAACCTGTTGCCTTGGAAGCCGTGTTGGCCGGTGGCTTGTGGCGCACGCACGCTGACGGCAATCAGTTGGAGAACGCGCTTCTGAACCTAGCTGTCAATGCCCGGGATGCCATGCCGAACGGCGGCAAGCTGACGATCGAGACGGCGAATGCCTTCTTGGACGAGGCTTACGCCGCCCAGGTGGTCGAAGGTGTATCTCCAGGCCAGTACGTTCTCATCGCCGTCACGGACACCGGCTCCGGCATGGACGCCGCGACGCTCGAAAAGGTATTCGAGCCCTTCTTCACCACCAAGGAGGTAGGCAAGGGAACAGGCCTCGGCCTGAGTCAGGTCTATGGATTCGTGCGCCAGTCCGGTGGGCATATCAGGATCTACAGCGAGCCTAGCGAGGGCACGACGGTCAAGATCTATCTGCCGCGTCTCCATGTAGCGGCCGCCGAGCAGCCAGAAGAGGACATCCGGCAGGATGTTGTGCCAACGGGCTGCGAGACCATCCTGGTGGTCGAAGACAACACGGAGTTGCGGACCTACAGCACGGAAAGTCTCCGGGAGCTGGGGTACCGGGTCTTCGAGGCTGCGACTGGGCCCACAGCCTTGAAAATCCTGGCGAGCCGGCCGGAGATTGAGCTGTTGTTTACCGACGTTGTCCTTCCGGATGGAATGAACGGGCGCCAGTTGGCCGATCAGGCAAGTTGCCTTCGACCAGAGCTGAAGGTGCTGTTCACAACAGGCTATACCCGTAACGCGATCGTCCACCACGGCAGGCTTGACCCCGGCGTGCAGTTGATCGGCAAGCCGTTCACTTACGCCGAGCTGGCGTCGAAAATACGGGCTGTCCTGGACGATGTGAAACAGGCCAGCTGA
- a CDS encoding FIST signal transduction protein — MQSAVVYTSLENGSEAGRDLGTKIRETLVDTPDAVIIFASPKYDHRALLQALADTCRPKVMVGASSAGEFTRDVQGEGMACALALKGADARFAASVGRDLQRDAVAAARQIASGFAGHADHPHGYRSALVMADALAGHAEALVDELTVATAGQYQFFGGGAGDNAQFQHTVVFCGTEVFSDAAVALEILSEKPIGIGVSHGWQPASEAFRVTEAEGKRLISLNGFPAVEAFQQHAGATGQTIDTASPIPFFLHNILGIDVGAGHRLRVPLAVHEDGSVLCASEVPVGSLVRIMRSSEHSAIDAAEKATEAALQGLRSHRPKAALFFDCVATRLRLGDQFGFELGAVKDRLGDIDLAGCNTHGQIARASGQFDGFHNCTAVVCIFPE; from the coding sequence ATGCAGTCAGCCGTTGTTTATACCAGCCTGGAGAACGGGTCCGAGGCCGGCCGCGATCTGGGGACAAAAATCCGGGAGACCTTGGTCGATACGCCGGATGCGGTGATCATCTTCGCGTCGCCGAAGTACGACCATCGTGCGTTACTCCAAGCTCTTGCAGATACCTGCCGTCCAAAGGTGATGGTCGGGGCATCCTCCGCCGGAGAATTCACACGCGACGTCCAGGGCGAGGGAATGGCCTGCGCCTTGGCCCTCAAAGGGGCCGATGCCCGCTTTGCTGCCAGCGTTGGCCGTGACCTCCAGCGCGATGCCGTGGCTGCTGCCCGACAGATCGCATCCGGGTTCGCGGGACATGCGGACCATCCGCATGGCTATCGCTCGGCTCTTGTCATGGCCGACGCCCTTGCCGGGCACGCGGAGGCCCTTGTCGATGAGCTCACAGTGGCCACCGCAGGGCAGTATCAGTTCTTCGGAGGAGGTGCCGGGGACAACGCGCAGTTTCAGCACACCGTGGTTTTCTGCGGCACAGAGGTGTTCAGCGACGCCGCAGTCGCGCTCGAGATCCTCTCCGAGAAGCCGATTGGAATCGGCGTCAGTCACGGATGGCAACCCGCAAGTGAAGCCTTCCGGGTCACCGAGGCGGAGGGCAAACGGCTCATCAGCCTGAATGGCTTTCCCGCCGTTGAAGCCTTTCAGCAGCATGCTGGAGCCACAGGGCAGACCATCGATACCGCCTCCCCCATTCCCTTTTTCTTGCACAACATCCTGGGGATCGACGTCGGTGCCGGTCACCGCCTGCGAGTGCCGCTGGCGGTGCATGAAGACGGCTCGGTGCTCTGCGCGTCAGAAGTACCGGTTGGCAGTCTCGTGCGCATCATGCGCAGCTCGGAACACTCCGCGATCGATGCGGCCGAGAAAGCCACCGAGGCCGCCCTGCAAGGCTTGCGGAGCCATCGTCCCAAAGCGGCGCTCTTCTTCGATTGCGTTGCAACCCGGCTTCGGCTGGGTGACCAGTTCGGATTCGAGCTGGGCGCGGTCAAGGACAGACTTGGCGATATCGACCTGGCCGGGTGCAACACGCATGGGCAGATCGCTCGGGCCAGCGGACAGTTCGATGGTTTCCACAATTGCACGGCAGTGGTCTGTATCTTTCCGGAGTAG
- a CDS encoding sensor histidine kinase, whose amino-acid sequence MNEFQENKADTAERTVSERHIEAVRQQGGMFVEAVRRTRMPMLVTDATLSGNPIVFANQSFVKLSGYSMDELLGQDPHFMNGQGTDPEAIRRYEAAILERRDENLEILQYRKDGTPFRAMLFASPVDDGQGTVTNHFLSYLDITRRYVAEEDLRTLASELEARVAARTRELEAVNSRLSALVTEREMLLVEVNHRAKNSLAIAASLLAIQGRRQRDPAVRALFEEAHDRLNAMARVHDLLSKSEKAQRVDVSVYVADLCQALRPITENDDRIQLEAKMKDAVLVDADTAVPLGIVLTELITNAVKYAFPAPRSGTILVQARRSRPGWVELVVRDDGIGMSSLREGSLGYGLVRSLIQQIRGEIDVRSDAGLTVTILFPEASQWAPEHNPGIATDGDAD is encoded by the coding sequence ATGAACGAGTTTCAAGAGAACAAGGCGGACACCGCCGAACGAACTGTCTCTGAACGCCACATCGAAGCCGTTCGGCAGCAAGGCGGGATGTTCGTCGAGGCCGTTCGCCGGACCCGTATGCCGATGCTCGTGACCGACGCCACCCTGTCCGGCAACCCAATCGTTTTTGCCAACCAATCGTTCGTCAAGCTGTCCGGCTACAGCATGGACGAGTTGCTCGGGCAAGACCCGCACTTCATGAACGGCCAAGGCACCGACCCTGAGGCCATCCGGCGTTATGAGGCTGCGATCCTGGAGAGACGGGACGAGAACCTGGAGATCCTTCAGTACCGCAAGGACGGCACTCCATTTCGGGCCATGCTGTTCGCCAGTCCGGTGGATGATGGCCAGGGTACCGTCACCAATCACTTCCTCTCCTACCTCGACATCACCCGACGCTACGTCGCTGAAGAGGACCTTCGGACCCTTGCTTCTGAACTGGAAGCCCGAGTGGCGGCCCGAACCCGGGAGTTGGAAGCCGTCAACAGCAGGCTCTCGGCTCTGGTCACCGAGCGGGAGATGCTGCTGGTCGAGGTCAACCACCGTGCCAAGAACAGCCTTGCTATTGCAGCCTCCCTGCTGGCCATCCAGGGCCGACGGCAGCGGGACCCGGCGGTCAGGGCTCTGTTCGAAGAGGCTCACGATCGCCTCAACGCCATGGCACGGGTGCACGACCTTCTCAGCAAGTCGGAGAAAGCGCAACGCGTCGACGTGTCCGTGTACGTGGCAGACCTGTGCCAGGCCTTGAGGCCGATCACGGAAAACGATGATCGCATCCAACTCGAGGCGAAGATGAAGGATGCGGTCCTGGTGGACGCCGATACGGCGGTTCCGCTTGGCATTGTGCTCACCGAACTCATCACCAACGCCGTCAAGTATGCTTTCCCGGCACCGCGCTCAGGGACGATCCTCGTTCAGGCGCGCCGCAGCCGGCCGGGCTGGGTTGAACTGGTCGTCCGGGACGATGGGATCGGCATGTCCAGCCTGCGGGAAGGGTCGCTCGGCTATGGCTTGGTTCGGTCGCTCATTCAGCAGATCAGGGGTGAGATCGACGTGCGCAGCGATGCTGGGTTGACGGTGACGATCTTGTTTCCGGAGGCGTCCCAATGGGCGCCAGAACACAATCCAGGTATCGCAACAGATGGTGACGCGGATTGA
- a CDS encoding IS6 family transposase has product MKKTRHPRYARHRFPAEVISYAVWLYFRFPLSLRMVEEMLAARGILVSHETVRQWALKFGQSFANRIRRRRPTPGDKWHLDEVAINIAGRKHWLWRAVDQHGIVLDILLQSRRNAKAAERLLRKLLKKQGVAPRVMITDKLASYGAARREIMPGVKHRQHKGLNNRAENSHQPTRRRERIMKRFKSAGQAQRFLSVHDQVANLFRRPARANAADHRTSLAQAFRVWSEVSNTACA; this is encoded by the coding sequence ATGAAGAAGACCCGTCATCCTCGCTATGCCCGTCACCGCTTTCCGGCTGAGGTGATCAGCTATGCCGTCTGGCTCTATTTTCGGTTCCCACTCAGCCTCCGGATGGTCGAGGAGATGCTCGCCGCCCGGGGCATCCTGGTCAGCCATGAGACGGTCCGGCAGTGGGCGCTGAAGTTCGGCCAGAGCTTTGCGAACCGGATCCGCCGCCGTCGTCCGACCCCCGGTGACAAGTGGCACTTGGATGAGGTCGCGATCAATATCGCGGGCCGGAAGCACTGGCTCTGGCGCGCCGTCGACCAGCACGGCATCGTGCTCGATATTCTGCTCCAGAGCCGCCGCAATGCAAAAGCCGCCGAGCGGCTGTTGCGCAAGCTGCTCAAGAAGCAGGGCGTCGCACCGCGCGTGATGATCACGGACAAACTCGCCAGCTACGGCGCGGCCAGGCGAGAGATCATGCCGGGTGTCAAGCATCGCCAGCATAAAGGCTTGAACAATCGAGCCGAGAACAGCCATCAGCCGACGCGGCGACGCGAGCGCATCATGAAGCGCTTCAAATCAGCCGGTCAGGCGCAACGCTTTCTGTCAGTGCATGATCAGGTGGCCAACCTCTTCCGCCGTCCTGCAAGAGCCAATGCCGCTGATCATCGCACGTCCCTCGCGCAGGCCTTCCGAGTCTGGAGTGAGGTGAGCAACACCGCGTGTGCCTGA